One Oryza glaberrima chromosome 10, OglaRS2, whole genome shotgun sequence DNA segment encodes these proteins:
- the LOC127786364 gene encoding V-type proton ATPase subunit a3-like encodes MSRGGGGCCPSMDLMRSEAMQLVQVIIPAESAHLAVSYLGDLGLLQFKDLNADKSPFQRTYASQIKRCGEMARKLRFFREQMSKAAISTSTQFSGTSLEIDDLEVKLGELEVELTEVNANNDKLQRTYNELVEYNIVLQKAGEFFYSAQRSATEQQREMSADQSGDSSLESPLLQQEMVTDPSKQVKLGSLSGLVPKEKAMAFERILFRATRGNMFLRQEPVDETVTDPLSGEKVIKNAFVIFYSGERAKSKIVKICDAFGANRYPFPEDLGKQLQTIQEVSGKISELKATIEIGLAHRDSILKNISSEFEQWNTLVKKEKAIYHTLNMLSLDVTTKCLVAEGWSPVFATSQIQDALQRATVDSKSQVGSIFQVLNTQESPPTFFQTNKFTSAFQEIVDAYGIAKYQEANPGVFTIVTFPFLFAIMFGDWGHGICLLLATLYLIIREKKLASQKLDDIMDMMFGGRYVILMMSLFSIYTGLIYNEFFSVPFELFGKSAYACRDPSCGDATTEGLIKVRPAYSFGVDPVWHGSRSELPFLNSLKMKLSILIGVAQMNLGIVMSYFNAKFFRNAINVWYQFIPQLIFLNSLFGYLSLLIIIKWCTGSKADLYHVMIYMFLSPTDDLGENELFPGQKLVQLVLLLLALVSVPWMLIPKPFFLKKQHEQRHQGQQYTMLQATDESVTELEEHQDDPHHHEEFEFSEVFVHQLIHTIEFVLGAVSNTASYLRLWALSLAHSELSTVFYEKVLVLSWGYNNIFILIIGAVIFLFATIGVLLVMETLSAFLHALRLHWVEFQNKFYEGDGYKFVPFAFASIIEEED; translated from the exons AtgtcgcgcggcggcggcgggtgctgcCCGTCGATGGATCTGATGCGGTCGGAGGCGATGCAGCTGGTGCAGGTCATCATCCCGGCGGAGTCCGCGCACCTCGCCGTCTCCTACCTCGGCGACCTCGGCCTCCTCCAGTTCAAAGAC CTTAATGCCGACAAAAGCCCATTCCAGCGGACTTATGCTTCCCAG ATCAAGAGGTGTGGTGAAATGGCTCGCAAGTTGCGGTTTTTTAGGGAACAAATGTCAAAAGCTGCCATATCAACTTCTACACAATTTTCAGGGACTTCTTTGGAAATTGATGATTTAGAG GTCAAACTTGGAGAACTAGAAGTTGAGCTGACTGAAGTTAATGCAAATAATGACAAGTTACAGAGGACATACAACGAGCTGGTGGAGTACAACATTGTTCTGCAGAAG GCTGGTGAATTTTTCTATTCAGCTCAACGAAGTGCAACGGAACAACAGAGGGAAATGTCAGCAGATCAATCTGGCGATTCTTCTCTGGAGAGTCCTTTATTGCAGCAG GAAATGGTGACAGATCCATCAAAACAAGTGAAGCTTGGTTCCCTGAGCGGTCTTGTGCCGAAGGAAAAGGCTATGGCCTTTGAACGCATACTTTTCCGTGCTACTAGGGGTAACATGTTCCTTAGACAAGAACCTGTCGATGAAACTGTCACTGATCCATTATCTGGAGAAAAG GTCATTAAAAATGCATTTGTTATATTCTACTCTGGGGAGAGAGCAAAATCCAAGATTGTGAAAATATGTGATGCTTTTGGTGCCAACCGTTACCCATTTCCAGAAGATCTAGGCAAACAGCTGCAGACTATTCAGGAG GTATCTGGAAAAATATCAGAGTTGAAGGCAACTATTGAAATAGGTTTAGCTCACCGTGACAGCATACTTAAAAATATTTCTTCCGAGTTTGAGCAATGGAACACCCTG gtaaagaaagaaaaagctaTTTACCACACATTAAACATGTTGAGTCTTGATGTGACAACGAAATGCTTGGTTGCTGAGGGATGGAGTCCGGTGTTTGCAACAAGTCAG ATCCAAGATGCACTTCAGCGTGCTACTGTTGATAGCAAATCCCAAGTTGGTTCAATTTTCCAAGTTCTCAACACACAAGAATCTCCTCCAACATTTTTCCAGACAAATAAATTTACTTCTGCATTCCAGGAGATTGTGGATGCCTATGG GATTGCCAAGTATCAAGAAGCGAATCCTGGTGTCTTTACCATTGTAACATTTCCTTTCTTATTTGCTATCATGTTCGGAGACTGGGGCCATGGAATTTGTTTACTACTTGCAACACTGTACCTCATAATCAGAGAGAAGAAGCTAGCTTCACAG AAACTGGATGATATAATGGATATGATGTTTGGTGGTCGCTACGTGATTTTGATGATGTCACTCTTTTCAATTTACACTGGGTTGATATACAACGAATTTTTCTCAGTCCCATTTGAACTCTTTGGTAAATCTGCCTATGCGTGCCGTGATCCTTCTTGTGG AGATGCTACTACAGAAGGATTAATTAAGGTGAGGCCAGCATATTCGTTTGGCGTCGATCCTGTATGGCATGGTAGCCGCAGTGAGCTGCCTTTTCTTAACTCCTTGAAGATGAAGCTGTCTATTCTAATTGGAGTTGCACAAATGAACCTTGGAATTGTGATGAGTTACTTTAACGCAAAGTTTTTCAGAAATGCTATTAATGTTTG GTATCAGTTTATTCCTCAGCTGATATTCTTGAACAGCTTATTTGGTTACCTTTCACTCCTCATCATTATTAAGTGGTGCACGGGCTCAAAAGCTGACCTTTACCATGTGATGATATATATGTTCCTGAGTCCAACTGATGATCTTGGGGAGAACGAGCTATTTCCTGGGCAGAAACTAGTGCAG CTTGTACTACTTCTGCTTGCTCTGGTTTCTGTGCCTTGGATGCTGATTCCGAAACCATTTTTCCTGAAGAAGCAACATGAGCAG AGGCACCAAGGGCAGCAGTACACCATGCTTCAGGCCACAGATGAATCAGTGACAGAGCTAGAAGAACACCAGGATGACCCTCACCACCATGAGGAGTTTGAATTCAGTGAAGTCTTTGTTCACCAGCTGATCCACACAATTGAGTTTGTGCTCGGTGCAGTCTCAAATACCGCCTCTTACCTTCGTCTTTGGGCTCTTAG TCTTGCACACTCGGAGCTGTCCACTGTCTTCTACGAGAAAGTTCTTGTTCTATCATGGGG GTACAATAACATTTTCATCCTGATCATTGGAGCAGTGATCTTTCTCTTTGCCACTATCGGTGTCTTACTTGTGATGGAGACCCTAAGTGCATTCTTGCATGCTCTGAGGCTCCACTGGGTGGAGTTCCAGAACAAGTTTTACGAGGGTGATGGATACAAGTTTGTACCCTTTGCTTTCGCATCAATCATCGAGGAGGAAGATTGA